In Candidatus Cetobacterium colombiensis, one genomic interval encodes:
- the dnaN gene encoding DNA polymerase III subunit beta, giving the protein MNFNIRKNDLVEIFSEFINILKDNPVKPIISGLKIESNNGKVTFTGTNLDINYIKTIECETLENGVVIFKPNLALEYIKLLDDEVITLSSKNDILSIHLAEFTLLFNDNFPENLKLPAVEDIAKISPQDLYKSFEKTKFSVAPSTENLAINCIRILFRDDRISFVSTDSYRLTYLKTDNTAFLNKDFSIPLESVNILCKLIKDLNEDITISLNGENLIFTWNNTYFLTKVTTLPFPNFDAILCGNSFSKEMEFNYNDFKSSLKKVLTVARTSNESKNGAILDFKGKKLSISASSGKAKINQKVDMIKIGEDFKCSLNIKFLFEFVENLNNNVFIKGNSSSAMFEITERDNSSYKYILMPLALRD; this is encoded by the coding sequence ATGAATTTTAATATTAGAAAAAATGACTTAGTCGAAATTTTCTCTGAATTTATTAATATTTTAAAAGATAACCCTGTTAAACCAATTATTTCTGGTTTAAAAATAGAGTCAAATAATGGTAAAGTAACTTTTACAGGTACTAATTTAGATATCAACTACATTAAGACTATCGAATGTGAAACACTTGAAAACGGAGTTGTAATTTTTAAACCTAATTTAGCTTTAGAATATATAAAGCTTTTAGATGATGAAGTTATTACACTTTCATCTAAAAATGATATACTTTCAATTCATTTAGCTGAATTTACTTTACTTTTCAACGATAATTTTCCTGAAAACTTAAAATTACCAGCAGTTGAAGATATCGCTAAAATTTCCCCTCAAGATTTATATAAAAGTTTTGAAAAAACAAAATTTTCAGTAGCACCTTCAACTGAAAATCTAGCTATTAACTGTATTAGAATTCTTTTTAGAGATGATAGAATCTCTTTTGTTTCTACCGACTCTTACAGATTAACATATTTAAAAACAGATAATACTGCTTTTTTAAACAAAGATTTCTCTATACCTCTTGAATCAGTTAATATTTTATGTAAATTAATTAAAGATTTAAATGAAGATATTACAATTAGTTTAAATGGTGAAAACCTTATTTTCACTTGGAACAATACATACTTTTTAACGAAAGTTACAACTCTTCCATTCCCAAATTTTGATGCTATTCTTTGTGGTAATAGCTTTAGTAAGGAAATGGAATTCAATTACAACGATTTTAAAAGTTCTTTAAAAAAAGTGCTTACAGTCGCTAGAACTAGTAATGAATCTAAAAATGGAGCAATTTTAGATTTTAAAGGAAAAAAATTATCTATTTCCGCTTCTTCTGGAAAAGCTAAAATTAACCAAAAAGTTGATATGATAAAAATTGGAGAGGATTTTAAATGCTCTTTAAATATAAAATTTCTTTTTGAATTTGTTGAAAACCTGAATAATAATGTTTTTATTAAGGGAAATTCATCTTCTGCTATGTTCGAAATTACAGAAAGAGATAATAGCTCTTATAAATACATTTTAATGCCTCTTGCTTTAAGAGACTAA
- a CDS encoding magnesium transporter CorA family protein, producing the protein MIKIYKSHNDILEKKLFSISETLEVEKLTEKNTWIHLLNPTEEEIKVVTNSFDIPEEHIRSALDEEEKARLEIDDDTILVIIDVPIHDENNRCSFTTVPLGIILLKDHILTVSTVKLSLIEEFIQGRIKSFFTFKKTRFILQMLFRNSTYFLLYLKQIGRISDNIERQLKNNLRNQELMLLLELEKSLVYFTTSLKSNEAVLERMMRTEIVKRYPDDLELLEDVIIETKQAIEMANIYSSILSSTRDAFSTVMSNNLNIVMKKLTSITIVFAIPTVVSGLWGMNVGGVPFASDTYGFLWVLLVAIICGVIITWILFKKELF; encoded by the coding sequence ATGATAAAAATTTATAAAAGTCATAATGACATTTTAGAAAAAAAACTTTTTTCTATTTCTGAAACGCTAGAAGTAGAAAAACTTACAGAAAAAAATACCTGGATTCATTTACTTAATCCAACTGAAGAAGAAATAAAGGTTGTTACCAATAGTTTTGATATACCTGAAGAGCATATTAGATCTGCTCTTGATGAAGAGGAAAAAGCCCGTTTAGAAATTGATGATGATACTATACTAGTTATTATCGACGTACCTATACACGATGAAAATAATCGTTGTTCTTTTACTACTGTTCCTCTTGGAATAATTTTATTAAAAGATCATATATTGACGGTTTCTACAGTTAAACTTTCTCTTATTGAAGAATTTATTCAAGGAAGAATCAAAAGTTTCTTTACTTTTAAAAAAACTAGATTTATACTACAAATGCTTTTTAGAAATTCTACATATTTCTTATTATATCTAAAACAAATTGGTAGAATAAGTGACAACATAGAACGTCAATTAAAAAATAATCTTAGAAACCAAGAATTAATGCTTCTTCTTGAACTTGAAAAAAGTTTGGTTTACTTTACAACCTCATTAAAATCTAATGAAGCTGTTCTTGAAAGAATGATGAGAACTGAAATTGTGAAAAGATATCCTGATGATTTAGAGCTTCTTGAAGACGTTATTATTGAAACTAAACAGGCCATAGAGATGGCTAATATATATTCAAGTATATTAAGTAGTACTAGAGATGCTTTTTCTACCGTTATGTCAAACAACTTGAACATAGTTATGAAAAAATTAACTTCTATTACAATTGTTTTCGCCATTCCAACAGTTGTTTCAGGGCTTTGGGGAATGAACGTTGGTGGAGTTCCTTTTGCATCAGATACCTATGGTTTTTTATGGGTTTTACTTGTTGCTATAATTTGTGGAGTTATCATAACTTGGATTTTATTCAAAAAAGAATTATTTTAA
- the fusA gene encoding elongation factor G has product MISYEMNEIRNITLLGHRGSGKSSLVEAMLYMSNTTSKMGSVDSQTSVSDFDKEEMKQGFSINTSVIPLEYLGHKYNILDTPGYSDFSGEVSSALAVSGGAVLVINGAAGVEVGTERAWRTLEEMEIPRIIFINKMNKGVHNYEKLLYEMKEKLGKKVAPFCIPIGFEEEFKGFVNVVDLKGRIFNGEVCEDTPIPNEIDITEVRNLLLEAIAETDERLLEKYFSGIEFTEEEIRQGLHDGVISGEIVPVVIGSASNGIGVTTLFEMLYNYLPTPQEVTEGFKTGYGLNREEILKRKVSVDEPFSAVIFKTIVDPYMGKISIFKVNSGTIKKDDEVLIANKNIKIKIGNISFFRGGKQIPSDIVQAGDIGATMKILDAQTGDTLCDKDNPIIYNVIEFPKPCLYMSIIPKEKSDDDKLSGALQRLFDEDPSFSIGRNFETKELILGGQGEKHLNILLNKLENKFGVNAILKEPEVSYRETIKNTVEAQGRHKKQSGGAGQFGEVFIKFEPHEDEFSFYDNIHGGVVPRTYIPAVEKGLIEAKVKGKLAGYPVINIKATLYDGSYHPVDSNEISFKQAAILAFRKGLENARCVILEPIVKMQIVAPDEYIGDIMGDMNKRRGRILGMEPKAYSEQLLTVEVPESEILKYAVDLKSLTQGRGRFEYEFLKYEELQENLAQKIIDLRKNR; this is encoded by the coding sequence ATGATTAGCTATGAAATGAATGAAATAAGAAATATAACTCTTTTAGGACATCGTGGAAGTGGTAAAAGTAGCTTAGTTGAAGCAATGCTATATATGTCTAATACAACCTCTAAAATGGGAAGTGTGGATTCCCAAACAAGTGTTTCAGATTTTGATAAGGAAGAAATGAAACAAGGCTTTTCAATAAATACTTCAGTGATACCTTTGGAATATCTAGGTCATAAATATAATATATTAGATACACCAGGATATTCAGATTTTTCAGGAGAGGTTTCTTCAGCGTTGGCAGTTTCAGGAGGAGCAGTCTTAGTTATTAATGGGGCTGCAGGTGTAGAAGTTGGAACAGAGAGAGCATGGAGAACACTTGAAGAAATGGAAATACCAAGAATAATTTTTATTAATAAAATGAATAAAGGAGTTCATAATTACGAAAAACTTCTTTATGAAATGAAAGAAAAATTAGGAAAAAAAGTAGCTCCATTTTGTATACCTATAGGATTTGAAGAAGAATTTAAGGGATTTGTAAATGTTGTGGATTTAAAAGGAAGAATTTTTAATGGAGAAGTGTGTGAAGATACACCAATTCCTAATGAAATAGATATAACAGAAGTAAGGAATTTACTTTTAGAAGCTATTGCAGAAACAGATGAAAGATTATTAGAAAAATATTTTTCTGGAATTGAGTTTACAGAAGAAGAGATTAGACAAGGATTGCATGATGGGGTAATAAGTGGAGAAATTGTACCTGTTGTAATAGGTTCTGCAAGTAACGGAATAGGAGTAACAACTCTTTTTGAGATGTTATATAATTATTTACCAACACCTCAAGAAGTAACTGAAGGATTTAAAACGGGATACGGTTTAAATAGAGAGGAAATATTGAAAAGAAAAGTTTCAGTAGATGAACCTTTTTCTGCAGTTATTTTTAAAACAATAGTGGATCCTTACATGGGTAAAATATCTATATTTAAAGTAAATTCGGGAACTATAAAAAAAGATGATGAGGTTTTAATAGCTAACAAAAATATAAAAATAAAAATTGGAAATATTTCATTTTTTAGAGGCGGGAAACAAATACCTTCGGATATAGTTCAAGCTGGGGATATTGGTGCTACGATGAAAATTTTAGATGCTCAAACAGGAGATACATTATGTGATAAAGATAATCCGATTATTTATAACGTAATTGAATTTCCGAAACCATGTTTATATATGTCTATTATTCCGAAGGAAAAAAGTGATGATGATAAATTAAGTGGTGCATTACAAAGATTATTTGATGAAGATCCATCATTTTCTATTGGAAGAAATTTTGAAACGAAAGAACTTATTTTAGGAGGACAAGGAGAGAAGCATTTAAATATATTGTTGAACAAACTTGAAAATAAATTTGGAGTAAATGCGATTTTAAAAGAGCCAGAAGTTTCGTATAGAGAGACAATAAAAAATACAGTTGAAGCTCAAGGAAGACACAAAAAACAATCAGGTGGAGCTGGACAATTTGGAGAAGTTTTTATAAAATTTGAACCACATGAAGATGAGTTTTCTTTTTATGATAATATTCATGGTGGAGTAGTTCCAAGAACTTATATTCCAGCTGTAGAAAAAGGACTTATAGAAGCAAAAGTAAAAGGTAAACTTGCAGGTTATCCAGTTATAAATATTAAGGCTACATTATATGATGGATCTTATCATCCTGTTGATTCAAATGAAATCTCTTTTAAGCAAGCGGCTATATTAGCCTTCAGAAAAGGATTGGAGAATGCTAGGTGTGTAATATTAGAGCCTATCGTAAAAATGCAAATAGTAGCTCCTGATGAATACATAGGAGATATTATGGGGGATATGAATAAAAGAAGAGGAAGAATTTTGGGAATGGAACCAAAAGCTTATTCAGAACAATTGCTAACAGTAGAGGTACCAGAAAGTGAAATTTTAAAATATGCAGTAGATTTAAAATCTTTAACTCAGGGAAGAGGAAGATTTGAATATGAATTTTTAAAATATGAAGAGTTACAAGAAAATTTAGCTCAAAAAATTATAGATTTAAGAAAAAATAGATAA
- a CDS encoding HU family DNA-binding protein: protein MTKKEFAKVLFEKGVFSSKAEAERKLDSVLVTIEETLQAGEEINFIGWGKFEVVERPERTGRNPKTGEEIKIEAKKTVKFKAGKSLVDKMN from the coding sequence ATGACAAAAAAAGAATTCGCAAAAGTATTATTTGAAAAAGGTGTATTCTCTTCAAAAGCAGAAGCAGAAAGAAAGTTAGATTCAGTTCTAGTTACAATAGAGGAGACTTTACAAGCTGGAGAAGAAATCAACTTCATCGGATGGGGAAAATTTGAAGTAGTTGAAAGACCAGAGAGAACAGGAAGAAATCCTAAAACTGGAGAAGAAATCAAAATAGAAGCTAAGAAAACTGTAAAGTTTAAAGCAGGAAAGTCTTTAGTAGACAAAATGAACTAA
- a CDS encoding N-acetylmuramoyl-L-alanine amidase — protein sequence MIKKMFSLIFALVLSSCTSVKYSINSSKYKSNSYNERVRFVVLHYTALNDERSITALTKNRVSSHYLVTQGKYDPVYSLVNDTKRAWHAGKSSFDGYINLNDNSIGIEISNLGYSSANKQKTSKLREGIVDTTMFYPYNNAQIFKIGMLLKELTVKYNINPKYIVGHSDIAPTRKFDPGPKFPWKYLHDKYGVGAWYDKKDFNTYYSEALFKSYSVVDLKKELRNYGYDINSSDTWDLESKKVVSAFQMHFRPRRIDGVFDLETFAIVKALNKKYK from the coding sequence ATGATTAAAAAAATGTTTTCTTTAATTTTTGCCCTTGTTTTATCTTCGTGCACATCGGTAAAATACAGTATTAATTCGTCTAAATACAAATCAAACTCTTATAATGAAAGAGTTCGATTTGTAGTTTTACACTATACTGCATTAAACGATGAGCGTTCTATCACTGCCCTGACCAAAAATAGAGTCAGTTCTCATTATTTAGTCACGCAAGGAAAATATGATCCTGTTTATTCCTTAGTTAATGACACAAAGCGAGCTTGGCATGCTGGTAAAAGTTCTTTTGATGGCTATATAAACCTTAATGACAATTCAATTGGAATTGAAATTTCTAATTTAGGTTACTCTAGTGCCAACAAACAAAAAACTTCTAAGCTAAGAGAAGGTATCGTTGATACAACCATGTTTTACCCGTATAACAATGCTCAAATTTTTAAAATTGGAATGTTATTAAAAGAACTTACAGTTAAATACAATATCAATCCTAAATACATTGTAGGTCACTCTGATATTGCTCCAACTAGAAAATTTGATCCAGGTCCAAAATTCCCTTGGAAATATTTACACGACAAATATGGAGTAGGTGCTTGGTACGATAAAAAAGACTTTAATACTTACTATTCTGAAGCTCTTTTTAAATCTTATTCTGTTGTTGATTTAAAAAAAGAATTACGTAATTACGGATACGATATAAATTCTTCTGATACTTGGGATTTAGAAAGTAAAAAAGTGGTTTCAGCTTTCCAAATGCACTTTAGACCTAGAAGAATTGATGGGGTTTTCGACCTTGAAACTTTTGCTATTGTTAAAGCATTAAATAAAAAATATAAATAA
- the ribH gene encoding 6,7-dimethyl-8-ribityllumazine synthase, whose protein sequence is MVKIYEGNFIGNNLRVGIVCARFNEFIVSKLLSGAIDALKRHSVDEDNIHVSWVPGAYEIPLIAKKMVETNKFDVVITLGAVIRGATPHFDYVCSEVSKGVASISLESGIPVIFGVLTVNSIEEAIERAGTKAGNKGFDAGISAIETVNLIKSISEA, encoded by the coding sequence ATGGTAAAAATTTATGAGGGAAATTTTATTGGAAATAATTTAAGGGTAGGTATCGTTTGTGCAAGATTCAATGAATTCATTGTTTCTAAATTATTATCTGGAGCTATTGACGCTCTAAAAAGACATTCTGTTGATGAGGATAATATTCATGTTTCTTGGGTTCCAGGTGCTTACGAAATACCTCTTATTGCTAAAAAAATGGTAGAAACAAACAAATTTGATGTTGTTATTACTCTTGGAGCTGTTATTAGAGGAGCTACTCCACATTTCGATTACGTTTGTTCTGAAGTTTCTAAAGGAGTTGCTTCTATTTCTTTAGAATCTGGTATTCCTGTAATTTTTGGAGTTTTAACTGTTAATTCCATTGAGGAAGCTATTGAAAGAGCTGGAACAAAAGCTGGTAACAAAGGATTTGATGCTGGTATTTCGGCAATTGAAACTGTTAATCTTATAAAAAGTATATCTGAGGCTTAA
- the ribD gene encoding bifunctional diaminohydroxyphosphoribosylaminopyrimidine deaminase/5-amino-6-(5-phosphoribosylamino)uracil reductase RibD, which translates to MHEHFMRIAIEEAKKGIGAVNPNPLVGAVIVKNNKIISVGHHEFYGGPHAEVNALKNLESVEGATLYVTLEPCSHFGKTPPCTELIIKSKIKTCIVGTLDPNPLVSGRGIKQLKDAGIEVIIGVLENETKNLNRVFFKYIQNKIPYIFIKCGITLDGKIATKNFSSKWITNSLAREKVEKYRNFFSGILVGANTVIQDNPSLRCKVSNHRNPYRLILDKDLIIDEKYSIINNNSDCKTFIITLDKNIKTKKFQELKEKFSINFITFSKEENLMDILSKIGSYNIDSVLVEGGSSVLSLFFKESLFDGGEIIIAPKILGDNSAIPFLNGFSPNLIDEGINLENVKFNIYDNNVGVEFYKEDGCLPV; encoded by the coding sequence ATGCATGAGCATTTTATGAGAATAGCTATTGAGGAAGCTAAAAAAGGGATTGGAGCAGTTAATCCCAATCCTCTTGTTGGAGCAGTTATTGTTAAAAACAACAAAATTATTTCTGTGGGGCATCATGAATTTTATGGTGGCCCTCATGCTGAAGTTAATGCGTTAAAAAATCTTGAAAGTGTTGAGGGAGCTACTTTATATGTTACATTAGAACCTTGTTCACACTTTGGAAAAACTCCACCTTGTACAGAGCTTATTATTAAATCAAAAATAAAAACTTGTATTGTTGGAACATTAGATCCTAATCCTCTTGTTAGTGGCCGAGGTATAAAACAGCTTAAAGATGCTGGGATTGAAGTTATCATTGGAGTTTTAGAAAATGAAACTAAAAATTTAAATAGAGTTTTTTTTAAATATATACAAAATAAAATTCCTTATATTTTTATAAAATGTGGAATAACTTTAGATGGAAAAATTGCTACTAAAAACTTTTCTTCTAAATGGATTACAAATTCTTTAGCTAGAGAAAAAGTTGAAAAATATAGAAATTTTTTCTCTGGAATTTTGGTTGGAGCTAATACTGTAATTCAAGATAATCCATCTCTTAGATGTAAAGTTTCTAATCACCGTAATCCTTACAGATTGATTTTAGATAAAGATTTAATTATTGATGAAAAATATAGTATAATAAATAATAACAGTGATTGTAAAACTTTTATCATTACATTAGATAAAAATATAAAAACTAAAAAATTTCAAGAATTAAAAGAGAAGTTTTCAATTAATTTTATTACTTTTTCAAAAGAAGAAAATCTTATGGATATTTTAAGCAAAATAGGTTCATACAATATTGATTCAGTATTGGTAGAAGGTGGTAGTAGTGTTCTTTCATTATTTTTCAAAGAAAGTTTATTTGATGGCGGTGAAATAATAATTGCTCCTAAAATTTTAGGAGATAATTCTGCTATTCCTTTTTTAAATGGATTCTCACCTAATTTAATAGACGAAGGAATAAATTTAGAAAATGTTAAATTTAACATCTATGATAATAATGTAGGTGTTGAGTTTTATAAGGAGGATGGATGTTTACCGGTTTAG
- a CDS encoding riboflavin synthase: protein MFTGLVEELGKVISINKTREGANLTVSCKKVLKSVNIGDSIATNGVCLTVIDFSDSSFTANIMNESLNVSTLGNLKIGNLVNLEKSLTLQSFLGGHLVTGDVDCQGKIISIIDDGFAKKYTIEIPNDFMKYVVYKGRITLDGASLTVASLTESTLVVSLIPHTQKSITLGYKKIGDFINVETDLIGKHLEKLLLSKEKKSEKTNSKISKNFLAENGFF, encoded by the coding sequence ATGTTTACCGGTTTAGTTGAAGAGCTTGGCAAAGTAATTTCTATCAATAAAACTCGTGAGGGTGCTAACTTAACTGTTTCTTGTAAAAAAGTTTTAAAATCTGTTAATATTGGAGATAGTATTGCTACTAACGGAGTTTGTCTCACTGTTATCGATTTTTCTGATTCTAGTTTTACCGCTAATATTATGAATGAATCTTTAAATGTTTCTACTTTAGGAAATTTAAAAATTGGTAATCTTGTTAACTTAGAAAAATCATTAACTTTACAATCTTTTTTAGGTGGACATCTTGTTACTGGTGATGTAGATTGTCAAGGAAAAATAATCTCAATAATAGATGATGGTTTTGCCAAAAAGTATACCATCGAAATTCCCAATGATTTTATGAAATATGTAGTTTATAAAGGAAGAATAACTCTAGATGGAGCTAGTTTAACTGTTGCTTCATTGACAGAGTCAACTTTAGTTGTTTCATTAATTCCACATACTCAAAAATCTATAACTCTTGGCTATAAAAAGATTGGAGATTTTATTAATGTGGAAACAGATCTTATTGGAAAACACCTTGAAAAATTACTTTTAAGTAAAGAAAAAAAGAGTGAAAAGACTAACTCCAAGATTTCAAAAAACTTTTTGGCTGAAAATGGATTTTTTTAA
- a CDS encoding bifunctional 3,4-dihydroxy-2-butanone-4-phosphate synthase/GTP cyclohydrolase II, whose product MFNKIEDAINDLKNGKLVVVVDNENRENEGDLIGIGEIISKESINFMIQYGRGLVCVPIEETRANELNLNPMVYNNSDSHQTAFTVSVDSVIGTTTGISVEDRYNTIKDLAFNAKSSKEFKKPGHIFPLIAKKGGVIERPGHTEAAVDLAKLAGFNGCGVICEIIKDNGEMARVPDLIEFCKVHNLKLITIEDLIEYRKRTELQTELVCEAPLPTKYGTFKLVGFSNTIDHKEHVALVFGDIKNKENVLLRVHSECLTGDAFGSLKCDCGSQLGESLKKIANNGSGVLLYMRQEGRGIGLLNKIKAYNLQAQGKDTVEANLLLGFDPDLRDFSVAAQMIKLLEIKSINLMTNNPKKIDDLTKYGIQINDRTQIEFPSNTCNSEYLKTKKEKMNHLFKIN is encoded by the coding sequence ATGTTTAATAAAATAGAAGATGCTATTAACGATTTAAAAAATGGAAAATTAGTCGTTGTTGTTGATAATGAAAATAGAGAAAATGAAGGTGATCTTATTGGAATTGGTGAAATTATTTCAAAAGAAAGTATTAATTTTATGATTCAATATGGTCGTGGACTTGTTTGTGTTCCTATTGAAGAAACTAGAGCTAATGAATTAAATTTAAACCCTATGGTTTATAATAATAGTGACTCACATCAAACAGCCTTTACTGTTTCCGTTGATTCAGTTATTGGAACAACTACAGGAATTTCTGTAGAAGATAGATATAACACAATAAAAGATTTAGCTTTTAATGCAAAATCTAGCAAAGAGTTTAAAAAACCCGGTCATATCTTTCCTCTAATAGCTAAAAAAGGCGGAGTTATCGAAAGACCAGGGCATACAGAGGCTGCAGTTGACTTAGCTAAATTAGCTGGTTTTAATGGATGTGGTGTTATTTGTGAAATTATCAAAGATAATGGTGAAATGGCTAGAGTTCCTGATCTAATTGAATTTTGTAAAGTTCATAATTTAAAATTAATTACAATTGAAGATTTAATTGAATATAGAAAAAGAACTGAATTACAAACTGAACTAGTTTGTGAAGCTCCTCTTCCAACAAAATATGGAACTTTTAAACTTGTTGGATTTTCAAATACTATTGATCATAAAGAGCATGTTGCCCTTGTTTTCGGAGATATTAAAAATAAAGAAAACGTTCTTCTTCGTGTTCATTCTGAATGTTTAACTGGTGATGCTTTCGGTTCTTTAAAATGTGATTGTGGAAGCCAACTAGGTGAATCACTAAAAAAAATTGCTAATAATGGTTCTGGAGTTCTTTTATATATGAGACAAGAAGGAAGAGGAATTGGACTTCTTAATAAAATCAAAGCTTATAATTTACAAGCCCAAGGGAAAGATACAGTTGAAGCAAATCTTTTACTAGGATTTGATCCTGATCTTAGAGATTTTTCAGTAGCAGCTCAAATGATTAAATTACTAGAAATTAAAAGTATTAATCTTATGACTAATAACCCAAAAAAAATAGATGATCTTACTAAATATGGTATTCAAATTAATGATCGAACTCAAATTGAATTTCCTTCAAATACTTGTAATTCTGAATATTTAAAAACGAAAAAAGAAAAAATGAATCATTTATTTAAAATAAATTAA
- a CDS encoding alpha/beta hydrolase, which produces MALEIISFLVFVSILFYVVTYPYNFKLNRKLKRVLGFSQVEKIIDTREKYLEFDNKELLEEFIIEEKYLESVHTSEKMRILILKPKVLKEKPLCLVLFHGIRDKAEDWIYKAKLRENYLSLKRRGIQRDIVFILPDSGYKGESWYTNFYHDKTHQYEEFFSKDLTKFIENEYPDSIKGIGGFSMGGYGALKIGLKNLEEYDIIGSFSGAISLIRMSINRRVMRIFRYLYVPRFLFNDVNKSHFVKVFSPWGYKILKNDPYSIIKVMDPKRLKGKKFYLSVGSEDKKPYLMLQQWIDVVGRAKKYNLDFKGKIYENEYHTWEYISKDIYNFLVFFINETKKRK; this is translated from the coding sequence ATGGCATTAGAAATAATAAGTTTTCTAGTTTTTGTTTCAATACTTTTTTATGTAGTTACGTATCCTTATAATTTTAAGCTAAATAGAAAACTAAAAAGAGTTCTTGGGTTTTCACAAGTTGAAAAAATTATAGATACAAGAGAAAAATACTTAGAGTTTGATAATAAAGAACTTTTGGAAGAGTTTATAATAGAAGAAAAATATTTAGAAAGTGTTCATACATCTGAAAAGATGAGGATTCTAATATTGAAACCAAAAGTTTTAAAAGAAAAACCACTATGTTTAGTTTTATTTCATGGGATAAGAGATAAAGCTGAAGATTGGATATATAAAGCTAAATTAAGAGAAAATTATTTAAGTTTAAAAAGAAGAGGTATTCAAAGAGATATAGTTTTTATTTTACCAGACTCTGGATATAAGGGAGAAAGTTGGTATACTAATTTTTACCACGATAAAACTCACCAATATGAAGAGTTTTTTTCCAAAGATTTAACAAAATTCATAGAAAATGAGTATCCTGATTCAATAAAAGGTATCGGTGGATTTTCTATGGGTGGTTATGGTGCTTTGAAAATAGGACTTAAAAATTTAGAAGAATATGATATCATAGGAAGTTTTTCTGGAGCAATAAGTTTAATAAGAATGAGTATAAATCGTAGAGTGATGAGGATTTTTAGATATTTATATGTTCCAAGGTTTTTATTTAATGATGTTAATAAATCACATTTTGTAAAAGTTTTTAGTCCTTGGGGATATAAAATTTTGAAAAATGATCCGTATAGTATTATAAAGGTTATGGACCCTAAGCGACTTAAAGGAAAGAAATTTTATTTAAGTGTAGGTTCAGAAGATAAAAAACCATATTTGATGCTTCAACAATGGATTGATGTTGTAGGAAGAGCTAAAAAATATAACTTAGATTTTAAAGGGAAAATTTATGAAAATGAATATCATACGTGGGAATATATATCGAAAGATATATATAACTTCTTAGTATTTTTTATAAATGAAACTAAAAAAAGGAAGTAG